GCAGAACTGACAGCTGCTGTTCGCGAACAGTCCGGTGGAGCCACCGTGAAGGTGGACTTCACCCGCGGCGGCAAGACCCAGAGCGTGGATGTCACCTTGGACACCATGAAGTAGACGTTTTGCGGCCGGCCGCGGCCAAGCAGTTTGAAGCTGCGGCCGGTTACCAGCGAACGGAGCGCCACTCATGGAGTGGCGCTCCGTTCGCGCTTAACGGTGCGCAGCTCTGGTGTGGCTCCGGCCCCTAGTGTGCCAGCACGGAGTCCAGAACAGGTTTAGATGCCGCCAGCCCCAGCCACACCAAGGAGATGCCACCGGCCAGCACGCCGACAATGACCAGCAACGACAGCGGCGCAAAAATCATGGCGGCCCCCGTTAGCGGAAACAGCAGAATGGCAGCCACGGCGGCCGAGCCAATCGTCACAATGCGCACTGGCGACATCACGGCGCGCTGGCGGGCGGCCTCCATGACGGAACGGGGCATGCCGAGCCGGTCCAGGCTCACGTACAGCCCGCCCCGGTCCAAGATGGCGGCCGCCTGATTCACACCGGCACTGGAAGCCACCAACAGGAACGAGGCCACCACCGTAATCAGTACCCCAGTGCGCATATCGGTGGCGAGGTTGATGTCCGCGACGTTGCCGTCGGCAGGGGCGGTGGCATCCAGGAGCGCCAGTCCGGTCCCGGCAATGACCGCAATAAAGCTGGTCATGGACAGCGAGCTGACCTGCCGCCAGGCAGCCTTAGGTGATTCCAGAATGGTCCGGGCGGCCAGCAGCCGGTCCGGCGTTTGCGCCCTGCGCAGCCCTCGCCCGGCAAGTCGCTTCAGCACAAACGGCCCCACCAGGTTCAGCAGGGCCATCCCGCCGGCAAAACTGCCGCACAGGATGAGGATCATGACGGCCACGGAACCGCTGGCCGTCAGATTGGCCATCAGTACATAAAGTACGACGGCGGCACCGGCCCCGAGCGCGAATCTCGCCCAGTGCACCGTGGGTGCTTTGGCTCTGGTGCGCACCCCCAGCGGGGAGAGCACAACTTGGCGCAAACCGATTGCGGCACTGATGGCCGCAAGGATCATGAGGGCCGCTGCCGTGGCTAGTACCAGCAGGGGATTGAGCCACAGCGCCGCCAATCCCAAGGCCTTTCCTTGGAACGGGATCAGGGCAACAGCCGGCAGTGCCACCGCGTACAGCGCCACGCC
The Arthrobacter alpinus genome window above contains:
- a CDS encoding permease; translation: MNKFKSMFSILWMLSRPAPGSKAVVALPVVAFALVTALSLIVLAGAMSFFTTPVIDANPDLAGTYQMLAGVALALMVLPLLTLGGSAARLSARRRDERLSTLRLLGGTPALVGAMTVVESTVVAAVGICAGVALYAVALPAVALIPFQGKALGLAALWLNPLLVLATAAALMILAAISAAIGLRQVVLSPLGVRTRAKAPTVHWARFALGAGAAVVLYVLMANLTASGSVAVMILILCGSFAGGMALLNLVGPFVLKRLAGRGLRRAQTPDRLLAARTILESPKAAWRQVSSLSMTSFIAVIAGTGLALLDATAPADGNVADINLATDMRTGVLITVVASFLLVASSAGVNQAAAILDRGGLYVSLDRLGMPRSVMEAARQRAVMSPVRIVTIGSAAVAAILLFPLTGAAMIFAPLSLLVIVGVLAGGISLVWLGLAASKPVLDSVLAH